aaaaattaattagaagaTAAGGCTAGAAAGGAAAGTTAGGGGAAGACGGTAAAGAGTTCAAGGCCAAGCTAAGGAGTTCATACTTTAGTCTGTAGGTAACAAGTTGTTTTTGAAGAAGGGAGTGATGTGATTAGAGGCCAAGTTTTAGGCTTTTGTTGTAGTGTTAAAGGACTTCCAAGGTCAGAAACTCTAAAGCAAGACCATTTTGCAGGTTATGCAACGGTCCACATGAGAGATGATGAGGGCCTATCCCAGGGTCCTGAGAGGTAGGCCTGTTAGCATAACTGATGCCATCTTGGGTCCACACAGTTTCTCCTGTCCTCCCACTGACCTTACCCGGGACTGTACTGTGCAGTGAATCACTTCTCTGTTGTCAAGGGCTTTGTAGTTAATAGATATTGCTTAATAATCATTAGGACCAGGTGACCTCTATGCTCTGTTAGCctccaaacaatgatgaagaccttcCCTGACATATTCCTGGCATCCATGAGAATAGCTACCCATTCATAAATCTTGACTTAGGACTACACTTCCTGTTTTCAAGCACATACTCCCCATGCCCTAGGGTTAACTATAAAGTTGTCCCAGTGGCCCCTCGGCAGTGTGGCGTGTGCCTACACATGTTTCCAGATCGCTGTCTGCTCAATCCCACCCTGTGAGTAAGTTACCATATAATAAGCTGATCCATTGATTATATGGAGCTGCCTGCCTCGGTTTTCGGTCTCAAGATGCCTTCTCAGTTCGGTAGGCACTTTTTGTTCCCTCCATCCTCCAACATGAGATAATAATGGTATGTATATATTGAACACAACATCCACTAAGTTTATAAACaaagcttaaaagaaaaattaacaaaacaaagacaattaagtcaatggaaagaaaggaagtttaaaaaaagataagtatGGAATAGTTAATAAGACATGTGGTAGGAGAAAAATACGATCCAGCCtaccttttgatttctcctgaAGTGGTGCCACAGTACATGCTGGCTTAGTCTTCTTTAacctaaaattatatattatcatAAATTCACTCTTACATAAATCCAGggtacattaatttttttaaatacagtaagAGATAAGAAGCTTGCTTTCAGTGAAATTCACTTGTTGAAGGACAtcatatgaaaattaaataaacgtTAAAGGAAGGAAACTCCTTCCATCACAGATAATCCAATCAGAAGCAGATATGAACCAACTCACTATCTCgatttttgttaataaattttaCCAGTGGATGAGTGTTAGGTCTGACTTTTCCCACCTTTATCTTATCACTAATCATGTTTCAGGAAATGCTAGAGGAAGGGACTCAAGATTAGACGAACAGGGTATCTAGATATGCCAGATACCAATTATCAGTTATTTGTGCTCTTTTTACCGATTAATTACCACAATCTGAGTTTTGTCATAATTAACTTTTGTTCCTATTGGAATAGATCTAGATAATGAGTAGGTTATTAGAGGAAATATGTCACGATTGAATCTGCTGTGGGCGAGATAACCCATAAGAATTCCAAATTTCTTGTAACTTCATTAAACTTTAGGAGTCagctataactttttttttttgttctctattCAATCAAAACATATATTAGTTCTTAATCCATGTGATACAGTTTAATGAAGTCAGCTTACACGGCTGCTTGGAGGTATCCTAGCAATTTATTACCATGGCAACATCACATTTCCTAGTTGTCAAATACGGGTACAGTCAAGATGAGCTGACCTAGTATTCACACTGAGGTTTGGAACTCAAGACCAGCCTTAATGATTGTTATGTGATAAGGTTTTAGTGGTCCCTAGGGACACTCCTCAGATTCTCTTCCACCTATTGACTGATAACTGAAATTCTATGATTCATCTCCTTAGCGTGAAGGGCTTTATGTCCTTCAAAAAACATAGaacatccatttttttaaaacagtgtccAATATCAGAACAAATATCTTTGTGTATTGGCTGCATGGAACTTTTAAAGATAACACTGGCGAGTTGAGAGGTCATATTGCTTCGGTTTCATAATATTAATTTAAGGGAATTAAACTCACAAATCATCGTTTCAGGTCTGCTAGCCTGCCAGCTAGAGGCAGTTTGTCATACCGCAGGATAGTCAGctgtaatttttaaatgcactTCACCTCTAAGACTATTTTCAGTTATATTACCAAAGAATGCCTTGAGATTCACtgaaaaattttatcatttaagaaatttaaaaacacattaaacTTTTATCAgagtttttaaatcaaatatccacatatggagattttaaaaaaaaggatacaggGTTATATACAAGACAGACAAAAATTAGTACTCCCCTGCTTTGCCAAGACTGTTCTTTCACAGGGCATTGTTCAATATGCAGAGGAGAATAAAATACTTGTAGGCAACCCGACATGTTCTcagtagaatggctaaaataaagacacagggaaaagaaCCAACATTTACGTTCGCCAAGCAGTTCATAAGCAGTGTGACACTCAGCCACCGCTCTTCCACTTTGTGTCTGAAGAACACTTGTCATAACACGAATATAATATAGTCAAATTATTCTTCATTAAATTAAGTAAATTCACACTCAAGTCAACATAAAATATTAAGGGATCATTTCACAAACAGCCaaattgcaaatgaaaaaaataatgaactgaAATTGGatgaaaaaggaagcaaattGAAGACTTAAAATCTAGAGGCCCAATGGGTTAATTGTTGGTGCTTTCCGGGTTTCCAGTTTCTTTAAGATGATCATATGCATTGAAAGAAGGGTAGCAAGACTGGTCTGTACTGAGACAAGTCCATAGCCATAGGCAGCCCTACATACTTTTGCCCGGAGGTCAAGAGTGAGCTGAGCGTCAGGGATACAGGTGTCTCGGTAACAATGGAAACTCACTGTCCTTAAGTAGGTTTCATATTCATGTTTCCAATAGTGTCTCTTCTTTCTACATCCCTGCCATCCCTCCTCTTTAACTGCTACCATCTACTCCACTAGCAACTCACAATCTCTCTTCCACCATCTCTGATTCTGCCTTATTTCATCATAACCTCACTTCAGAAAGagtaattttgctttttatatttttatagcttgACAATCTGTCCTCgaatgatattaaaaatgatGGGAAAAGCTTTATGTATGTTATTGTTCATTATGGTGTTATttgcaaaaccaaaaaaaggaCAAAGCAACTTGAAAGTCCAACAAtagggaaattaaataaaattaaataaactatggCTCTAACAATGAAATATAATGTGGCCAGTAAAGACTGTTTGAAGATTATGTcgtaacatgaaaaaaatgcatacgtgtaatattaagtaaaaaagggCAGAATAAAAAATTGTAAGTACACTAAAATCACAACTCCAATAAAAATCCAAAATGAAGGAGGATAGAAGAGAACCTCCAACAATAAAAATGGATATGTTAGGATGGATAAattatcaaataattatttttattttttccctaaattttctataaagttatttattttcataatctaGATATAAACTATCCACAACTTTTCATTTTCAGTATATTCTAATTCTTTATTTATATTACCAAAATTTGTTTCCAGAGTAATTAACAAGACCAATAATAGTAGTGGAAAACTCAAGAAATATATTCTGAAATTCCAATATGTGTGTGCTATGTATAACTAGATGACTTCAAAGCACACTATGGCAGGAgataatatgaaaatatacatcCTCCCCTAAAGAGAGTTACAACTCAGACTGCTATAAATGCTTCATCTTTTTTTAGGCTGGCAAAATGAATTAGtactaggcattcaataaatacttgatgaataaataaacaaatcaaagCAGAAACCAAATAGGATATGAGACTGTCTTACTAACTTACAGGTCCCTTTGGAGAAAGAAGTTTTCTTTTAATGCTATGTCAGGCAATCTGATTTATAGTAGGAAAGGTGTTTATCATAATGTGTTTAAATGCCAGTATTCAAAGTCAGTAGGACTTTTCTGGCTGACAAACTCATTTCATCTGATAGCAATGCAAGGTCTTCATTAGGCTGACATCTCATTCAGGATCTCCCCTCACACCACTTCAGTCAAACTAGAAATGAAACACAAGGTTCTCTATTCAGGGTACAGAAATCTGTTAGTATTGCAAagagttcatttatttatattgctaaaaattccaaaattctcATGAGCAATCTATGCTAGagcaataaagattttttaaagtaagtccTTAAATTCCTTCTGGCAATGTcacttgaaaacagaaaaaagtaccTACTGGTCAAACTGAATAAAATCGCtaattgagattttaaaaaattaattcctttATGCAAAAAATAGTAGGCAAGAAAGAATTAGATTCACTAGCCAGAAAAACCTCTACATTCAGCAGTGttactataaataaatattcaacaaaagaGAATCGAAAAGAAATGACCTACCTGACAGGAGGCATCTCGGTATCAGCATGCAGGAGTCTTTTATGAACCTCTAGTGGAGTGGAACTTACACTTTTTTGGCAATTTTGCAATCCTGGTAAATATGGCATTTTGACACATTCTTTGAATTCTTCTAGACCAAATGCTGTGGTGTATTCTAATTAAAAATAGTATAATGACCATCTGTATTACTTCTTAATTAaatgcatataattttttttttactatatactaaaatgtataataaatatacCAAATCAgtcattcagaaaataaaattaagctaCTGTAATTGAGCTAGCATCTTTCCCAAGAGAATACCTTTCAATTCCGAGGATGGGGATTGCAGGCAAGAGCTGATTAAGGGGCTAAGAACTattagaagaaggaagaaggcagCTTCACAGATCTCCCATAGTCATCACTGTccttcattattttgtttaatcagAATTCCCAGAACATTAGATACATTCACATTGAAAGACAGATTAAAAGCACTTTCAAGAATCTCGTAATATCTGCTACTTTAAATCCTTTCACCTTCCTGCTTTTGTGTAGATAATCTAGAGGTACAAATACATGATTATCGGAGCTAGcagtgagagagaaaagaattgCATTTCAGGCAATGATTTTAACTCTCACTCTGCAAAATCCCACAtcaaatctacaaacagcaacaTCTGAAGCATCAGGAGGGCTTCTTCTACTGACCTCAGGTATCACTGGTATAAGAGGTTGttcaaattattctttttaaaaaaaaaacttcaaaatgaagacagtaaatggaaaaagaaaattaagagattAAAGGTTTGGATGATTTTTAAACATAGAGAATTGTTTTCTAAGCTTTCTCTATTAAGTAAATCTAGCATAGCAATAGAAATAGTATTTAATGGGACTAGAGTAATATTAAATGCTCAAAATGCTATTTTTCAACCTTTGAttattcttttttggaaaaaatagtttctcttgaTCAAAATCATGTAGAGTTTCTTTTCAGTAATTAGATTTGGGGGTAGGAGAACAGATAAACTGGTGTATCTTTAATAGGAATCTAGTAAAAACGTCGAAAAAATACAGTAACACACTCAAAACCAGGAGTGATAAAATGGCTGGGGAGTTTGAAATTTGCTGTTTTCAAGAATTCTATCTCCATTAATAAAGCCAAAGGCAAAATTCAGTATAAACAAGAAATACaattataatttgaaattaaGGGGGAAAGTTATTACACTCGTATACAAGTCAAAAGTTCTGAAATTAGTCTTTATTGAGCAACTATGAGATATAAGATACTTTCCACATAGCTCActcaaaaaataaagtttgggTTAGAATTATTAATACAAAAAGGTGCTGTTAAAGATTTgggtttcttaaaatataaataccaaCTTgaggtatttaaaaacaaacatgacTTACAAAAAGAAGTATGATCCAACAGAGGTAGCACTACACTGATATCAAGAGTAGTTCTTTAGAATTTGTTTTTTATCATGAGTTATAGAATTACCTTAAGTAAATTATTCCTAATCTGCTTCCAAtttcttttgaatttgttttttatcATGAGTTATAGAATTACCTTAAGTAAATTATTCCTAATctgcttccatttttcttttccataagcCTACGGTATTATCCTTCTTACCTAAATgttacaaaaattatttaatgtctcTTGACTGATTAAAAAAGTACATGTAAATTCAAGGTACTACTTCTATATTTTTGTAAGTAAAATAAGAGTAAAATGAAGTTACCTTTCctcatcttttgtgtttctaaaaCTGCTTTCCTCCAACTtctctcaaaaagaaaacaactgtcaAGGGAATTTCTGGTGACATTAGAAGGTTCAAATTTGATTTCAGGAGGCAGCACtagcattttttcttcttttttcaacaGTGCTGATGAAAGTAAGATGCTGCACCAGATTCAGGacacaaaatacagaaaaacaaattgtTTTCCATCATACAAATTAAATACTAACATAGATTTAAATGAAAAGTTTACTTACAACATGTAAATACATATTCTTCGGATTTTAAAGCAAGAGGCCTTTAAGAACATAGCTAAAATAAGTTgtaagacttttttcttttaaatattttatattttaatgaattctTTCGATTTG
This DNA window, taken from Eubalaena glacialis isolate mEubGla1 chromosome 17, mEubGla1.1.hap2.+ XY, whole genome shotgun sequence, encodes the following:
- the C17H8orf89 gene encoding putative uncharacterized protein C8orf89 homolog, which codes for MLVLPPEIKFEPSNVTRNSLDSCFLFERSWRKAVLETQKMRKEYTTAFGLEEFKECVKMPYLPGLQNCQKSVSSTPLEVHKRLLHADTEMPPVRLKKTKPACTVAPLQEKSKGLLRHSNSPSINFVSGFSDPLAGAPSQYLQRLSKMAILEYDTIRQETTRKLKKSKKQEL